The following are from one region of the Quercus robur chromosome 1, dhQueRobu3.1, whole genome shotgun sequence genome:
- the LOC126705746 gene encoding secreted RxLR effector protein 161-like, whose amino-acid sequence MAANAKLTNDPSGESVDATLYRSMIGCLLYLTASWPNIAFSVGVCSRFQSNPKVSHLNVVKRIIKYVGGTCDYGLFYSKESNLSFAGFSDSDWASNADDRKSTTGGCFYVEANLVAWMSKKQNYVSLSTTEVEYIVTGSCCSQFLWMKKLLSNYEIAQGTIVVYCDNSSAINISKNPVQHSKTKHIEIRYHFIRDLVERKIVVLEYIPTERQNANIFTKPLDRSKFETLRQVIGVIRCP is encoded by the coding sequence ATGGCTGCCAATGCAAAATTAACCAATGATCCATCCGGTGAGTCGGTTGATGCTACACTTTACAGAAGCATGATTGGTTGTCTTTTGTATTTAACTGCTAGTTGGCCTAATATTGcttttagtgttggtgtttgttctagatttcaatctaatcctaaGGTTTCTCATCTAAATGTTGTTAAACGTATTATAAAATATGTTGGTGGAACTTGTGATTATGGATTGTTTTATAGCAAAGAGTCAAATCTGTCTTTTGCTGGATTCTCTGATTCTGATTGGGCCAGCAATGCCGATGACAGAAAAAGCACCACTGGTGGGTGTTTTTATGTAGAAGCCAATCTTGttgcttggatgagtaaaaaacaaaattatgtatCTTTGTCTACTACAGAGGTAGAATATATTGTCACTGGAAGTTGTTGTTCACAgtttctttggatgaaaaagcttttGAGTAATTATGAGATAGCCCAAGGCACCATAGttgtttattgtgataattCTAGTGCTATAAATATCTCTAAGAACCCTGTTCAGCATTCTAagactaaacacatagagattagaTATCACTTTATTAGGGACTTGGTTGAAAGGAAGATTGTGGTCCTTGAGTATATCCCTACTGAACGTCAGAATGCTAAcatcttcaccaaacctcttgatagaagtaagtttgagacaCTTCGTCAAGTAATTGGTGTGATTCGATGTCCCTAG
- the LOC126718352 gene encoding FT-interacting protein 3-like encodes MQKPQQPIEFALKETSPKIGAGAVTSDKLSCTYDLVEQMQYLYVRVVKAKDLPGKDITGTCDPYVEVKLGNYKGVTKHFEKKSNPEWNHVFAFSKERIQASVLEVVLKDHDVVLDDFMGRIMFELNDIPKRVPPDSPLAPQWYRLEDRKGDKVKGELMLAVWMGTQADEAFPDAWHSDAATVGPEGVALIRSKVYLSPKLWYVRVNVIEAQDLVPSDKTRYPEVFVKAILGNQALRTRTSQIKGINPMWNEDLLFVVAEPFEEHLILTVEDRVGSNKDEILGKCVIPLHNIQRRLDHKPVNTRWFNLEKHMIVEGEQKKETKFASRIHLRLCLDGGYHVLDESTHYSSDLRPTAKQLWKSSIGILELGVISAHGLMPMKTKDGRGTTDAFCVAKYGQKWVRTRTIVDSFMPKWNEQYIWEVFDPCTVLTIGVFDNGHIHGGGKDSRIGKVRIRLSTLETDRVYTHSYPLLVLHHPSGVKKMGEIQLAVRFSCSSLINMLHIYSHPLLPKMHYIHPLSVIQLDSLRHQATQIVSMRLNRAEPPLRKEVVEYMLDVDSHMWSMRRSKANFFRIMGVLSGLIAVGKWFDSICHWKNPLTTVLIHILFIILVLYPELILPTIFLYLFLIGIWNYRWRARHPPHMDTRLSHADAVHPDELDEEFDTFPTSKPADTVRMRYDRLRSIAGRVQTVVGDMATQGERFQSLLSWRDPRATTLFVTFCFIAAIVLYVTPFQVIALLTGLYVLRHPRFRHKLPSVPLNFFRRLPARSDSML; translated from the coding sequence atgcagaagcCACAGCAACCTATAGAATTTGCTCTTAAGGAGACCTCGCCCAAAATTGGCGCGGGTGCAGTCACTAGTGATAAGCTGTCTTGTACGTATGACCTTGTTGAGCAAATGCAGTACCTTTATGTTCGTGTTGTCAAAGCCAAGGATTTGCCTGGTAAAGATATTACTGGTACTTGTGATCCCTATGTCGAAGTGAAACTTGGAAATTACAAGGGAGTTACTAAACATTTTGAGAAGAAGTCCAACCCTGAATGGAATCAtgtttttgctttctcaaaAGAACGAATTCAAGCTTCGGTTTTGGAAGTGGTGCTGAAGGATCATGATGTTGTGCTGGATGATTTCATGGGCAGGATTATGTTTGAACTCAATGACATCCCGAAACGTGTTCCACCAGATAGCCCATTGGCGCCACAGTGGTATAGACTGGAGGATCGGAAGGGCGATAAGGTTAAAGGAGAGCTGATGCTGGCTGTTTGGATGGGAACTCAAGCGGATGAGGCATTTCCTGATGCATGGCATTCAGATGCTGCCACTGTTGGCCCTGAAGGTGTTGCATTAATTCGATCAAAGGTGTATCTTTCCCCCAAGCTTTGGTATGTGAGGGTCAATGTGATTGAAGCTCAAGACTTGGTACCTAGTGATAAAACTAGATACCCTGAAGTTTTTGTGAAGGCTATTCTTGGAAATCAGGCATTGAGGACTAGAACATCACAAATTAAGGGTATCAATCCCATGTGGAATGAGGACTTACTCTTTGTTGTTGCTGAACCATTTGAGGAACACTTGATTCTGACTGTGGAAGATAGGGTGGGATCAAACAAAGATGAAATCTTGGGGAAGTGTGTGATTCCTTTGCATAATATACAGAGGAGGTTAGACCATAAGCCTGTGAACACTAGGTGGTTTAACCTTGAGAAGCATATGATTGTAGAAGGGGAGCAGAAGAAGGAGACTAAATTTGCAAGTAGGATTCATTTGAGGCTATGCTTGGATGGTGGGTACCATGTTTTGGATGAATCTACACACTATAGTAGTGATCTCAGGCCAACAGCAAAGCAATTGTGGAAGTCCAGCATTGGGATTTTGGAGCTGGGGGTTATAAGTGCTCATGGGTTGATGCCAATGAAGACGAAAGATGGCCGTGGAACAACAGATGCTTTCTGTGTAGCTAAATATGGGCAGAAATGGGTCCGGACAAGGACAATTGTGGATAGCTTCATGCCAAAGTGGAATGAACAATACATTTGGGAGGTTTTCGACCCATGTACTGTCCTTACAATAGGTGTATTTGATAATGGTCATATACATGGAGGGGGTAAGGATTCAAGAATTGGGAAGGTGAGGATTCGGCTATCAACCCTTGAAACTGATAGGGTTTACACACACTCATATCCACTTCTGGTCCTACATCATCCTTCAGGGGTGAAGAAGATGGGTGAAATTCAATTGGCTGTGAGATTCTCATGCTCATCTTTGATTAATATGTTGCATATATATTCACACCCATTGTTGCCAAAAATGCACTACATTCATCCCTTGTCTGTTATTCAGCTTGATAGCTTGAGGCACCAGGCTACGCAAATTGTTTCCATGAGACTGAACCGTGCTGAACCACCATTGAGGAAAGAGGTGGTGGAATATATGCTAGATGTGGATTCACATATGTGGAGTATGAGGAGGAGCAAAGCTAACTTTTTCAGAATTATGGGAGTTCTAAGTGGGTTGATTGCTGTTGGAAAATGGTTTGATTCAATCTGCCATTGGAAGAACCCTCTTACAACCGTTCTAATTCACatcctttttattatattagtcCTTTATCCTGAACTCATACTTCCAACTATATTTCTGTACCTTTTTTTGATTGGAATTTGGAACTACCGATGGAGAGCTCGACACCCTCCTCACATGGACACACGGCTGTCACATGCTGATGCTGTTCATCCTGATGAACTCGATGAAGAGTTTGATACATTCCCTACTTCCAAGCCAGCAGATACAGTTAGGATGAGATATGATCGATTGAGAAGTATTGCAGGGAGGGTTCAGACAGTGGTAGGTGACATGGCTACTCAAGGGGAAAGGTTTCAATCTCTGCTCAGCTGGAGAGATCCAAGAGCGACCACTTTATTCGTTACCTTTTGTTTCATTGCTGCCATTGTTCTCTATGTTACTCCATTCCAAGTTATTGCCCTactcacaggattgtatgtcTTAAGGCATCCCAGGTTCCGCCATAAACTTCCTTCCGTGCCACTCAACTTCTTCAGAAGGTTACCTGCAAGATCGGACAGCATGTtatga